A genome region from Ligilactobacillus cholophilus includes the following:
- a CDS encoding S8 family serine peptidase encodes MKKSKFFSLFSTTLICSSLMTTIPVSAADAKNGNVSVNPQNQVEQQEKNVPNTTTSFVLTKNDDKKTVDNTVNYIKSQGIKVKSVIPEIGWIETDRTSQQQEKKIEKNTNADVQTPDKKANDSYTPTAIPSSSDPDNPMNKYLWDRQWNMHMMSKDPEKYVNDKNSHVKVGIIDSGITSDYRNELGSKVRYTENFVPQGGFNNQDNDENGNANDVEDRIGHGTSVTSLIMGTDEMVGVNPNVTVDEYRVFSQKGCNPSWVLKALVKAVDNGDDVINMSLGRYGIITGGYYGQNGYNDLAEYQAWTRAVEYAKQHGSTVVVAAGNESLNLDDSQAITNYINKKNPQVHAQGQGASLPASVPGIIQVAATGNQGERSEYSCYSKDSVYAPGGDSNRTGIDNPIQQYIPTDWLLTYSGHNGQYSFGLGTSFSAPEVTGMIAHEISENNLYNNPDGVKSKLQSSLETNKYGLPCVTLNKLVGNNSNSSSKNNSSHNSSSKKVNNSSSSAIINNSSSLISSNIISSNSSSNKSSKSSSISSSSSQSSSSDDGDDDWWNSNWWWGY; translated from the coding sequence ATGAAAAAATCCAAGTTTTTTAGTTTATTTTCTACAACTTTAATTTGTTCTTCTTTAATGACAACTATTCCGGTATCAGCTGCAGATGCTAAAAACGGAAATGTTTCTGTAAACCCTCAAAATCAAGTTGAACAACAAGAAAAGAATGTTCCTAACACAACGACAAGTTTTGTTTTAACCAAAAATGATGATAAAAAAACTGTCGACAACACTGTTAACTACATTAAGAGTCAAGGTATTAAGGTTAAGTCTGTAATTCCTGAAATTGGTTGGATTGAAACTGATCGGACTAGCCAACAACAAGAAAAAAAGATTGAAAAAAATACTAATGCCGATGTTCAAACACCTGATAAAAAAGCAAATGATTCATATACACCAACAGCAATTCCTTCTAGCTCTGATCCAGATAATCCTATGAATAAATACTTATGGGATCGTCAATGGAACATGCATATGATGTCTAAAGATCCTGAAAAATATGTTAACGATAAAAATTCACATGTAAAAGTTGGTATTATCGATAGTGGGATTACAAGCGATTATCGTAATGAATTAGGTAGCAAAGTTAGATATACAGAAAACTTTGTTCCTCAAGGTGGATTTAATAATCAAGATAATGATGAAAATGGTAACGCCAATGATGTTGAAGATCGTATTGGACATGGTACATCTGTTACTAGTTTAATTATGGGAACAGACGAAATGGTTGGTGTTAATCCTAACGTAACAGTTGACGAATATCGTGTATTTTCTCAAAAAGGATGTAATCCATCTTGGGTACTAAAAGCATTAGTTAAAGCCGTAGACAATGGCGATGATGTTATTAACATGAGTTTAGGTCGATATGGAATTATTACTGGCGGTTACTATGGTCAAAATGGTTATAACGATTTAGCAGAATACCAAGCTTGGACTCGTGCTGTTGAATACGCAAAGCAACATGGTAGTACTGTAGTTGTAGCTGCCGGAAATGAAAGTCTTAACTTAGATGATTCTCAAGCAATTACTAATTACATCAACAAAAAGAATCCTCAAGTGCATGCACAAGGACAAGGTGCAAGTTTACCTGCTAGTGTCCCAGGTATTATCCAAGTAGCTGCTACTGGTAACCAAGGGGAACGTTCAGAATACTCATGCTACTCTAAAGATTCTGTTTATGCTCCTGGTGGTGACTCAAATCGAACAGGAATAGATAATCCTATTCAACAATACATCCCAACAGATTGGCTTTTAACATACAGCGGTCACAACGGTCAATATAGTTTTGGACTTGGAACATCATTCTCTGCACCTGAAGTAACTGGAATGATTGCTCACGAAATTTCTGAAAATAATTTATACAATAATCCAGATGGAGTTAAATCTAAACTTCAAAGTTCATTAGAAACTAATAAATATGGATTACCTTGTGTTACTCTAAACAAATTAGTAGGCAATAATAGTAATTCTAGTTCTAAGAATAACTCTAGCCATAATTCAAGTTCTAAAAAAGTAAATAATTCTAGTTCATCTGCAATTATTAATAATAGTTCTAGTTTGATTTCTTCTAATATCATTTCTTCAAACAGTTCTTCAAATAAGAGTTCTAAATCATCAAGCATCAGTAGTTCTTCAAGTCAATCATCATCTTCTGACGACGGCGACGATGACTGGTGGAACAGCAACTGGTGGTGGGGATACTAA
- a CDS encoding acyltransferase family protein yields MEKRLTNSRYITGFDGIRALAVIAVISYHILPGSMQGGLLGVPIFFVLSGYLITDLLLQEWEQNEDISIKNFYNRRIHRLYPGLVVMLFSVTACITLFQRSLLKDIKSTIFSNLVYVYNWVEIAHHQSYFNNFGVSSPWTHLWSLSIEGQFYLIWPIILLILLRCNFKYKNICIGIATTAVISGILMALLYRSGQDPSRVYYGTDTRLFSILFGVGLAFVWPSTKLKKELKIHNRVILDAIGIISLILIILMFFNMNGETAFMYRGGMFIFSIFSMLLVAAVAHPGADLNRLLTNKLFTWLGKRSYGIYIYQYPVMVFYESRVNVGNHPLMSAIIEIALILIISELSYRFVEKPLRRFKFKNTFKVLKARLQNGIKPRQLPLFIVLILFCIASYGMFFCKPTVNSADQKDKVSLQHQIADNQKKTAAHNKKVKFSTKQKIQNKKVLIKNGQITPAGKDFAANLQITGVGDSVMADASNTLQQEFPKIVINAQVGRQANAAPDILQTMKDQQQLASTVLISLGTNGTVSQDTISKIMDIVGSDRNVFWINVHVPTKPWQNDVNDTLQKAQKQYHNLHIIDWYDYSNNKSDWFYADNVHPNENGLKYYGEYILKQILTFYNN; encoded by the coding sequence ATGGAAAAAAGATTAACTAATAGCAGATATATTACTGGTTTTGATGGTATTCGAGCTTTAGCAGTCATTGCTGTTATTTCATATCATATTTTACCAGGAAGTATGCAAGGAGGCCTTTTAGGTGTCCCTATTTTCTTTGTTTTATCAGGGTATTTAATTACAGATCTATTATTACAAGAATGGGAACAAAATGAAGATATTAGCATTAAAAATTTCTATAATCGCAGAATCCACCGTCTATACCCTGGATTAGTGGTTATGCTTTTTAGCGTAACTGCTTGTATTACCCTTTTTCAACGTTCATTGTTGAAAGACATTAAATCAACAATCTTTTCTAATTTAGTGTATGTATACAATTGGGTCGAAATCGCACATCATCAATCATATTTCAATAATTTTGGTGTTAGTTCACCTTGGACTCATTTATGGTCACTGTCGATTGAAGGTCAATTCTATTTAATTTGGCCCATTATACTGTTAATTTTATTAAGATGTAATTTTAAATATAAAAATATCTGTATTGGAATTGCCACTACTGCTGTCATTTCAGGAATCTTAATGGCTCTTTTATATCGTTCTGGGCAAGATCCATCACGTGTTTACTATGGCACTGATACAAGATTATTCTCAATCTTATTTGGCGTTGGCCTTGCTTTTGTTTGGCCAAGCACAAAATTAAAAAAAGAATTGAAGATTCATAATAGAGTTATTCTAGACGCGATTGGTATTATTTCTCTTATTTTAATCATACTAATGTTCTTCAATATGAATGGAGAAACTGCATTTATGTATCGTGGTGGGATGTTTATTTTCTCCATTTTTTCAATGTTATTAGTAGCTGCCGTCGCTCATCCTGGTGCTGACTTAAATCGTCTTTTAACTAATAAATTATTTACATGGTTAGGTAAAAGAAGCTACGGTATTTATATTTATCAATATCCAGTAATGGTATTTTATGAATCAAGAGTCAATGTCGGCAATCATCCTCTAATGAGCGCTATAATCGAAATCGCACTTATTTTAATCATTAGTGAATTATCTTATCGTTTTGTTGAAAAACCACTACGTAGATTTAAATTCAAAAATACCTTCAAAGTGCTTAAAGCACGCTTACAAAATGGTATAAAACCACGCCAATTGCCATTATTTATTGTCTTAATTCTATTTTGTATTGCATCATATGGTATGTTCTTCTGCAAACCCACTGTTAATAGTGCTGACCAAAAAGATAAAGTTTCACTACAACATCAAATTGCAGATAACCAAAAGAAAACAGCTGCTCATAATAAGAAAGTTAAGTTTTCTACAAAACAAAAAATACAAAACAAGAAAGTTCTAATTAAAAATGGGCAGATCACTCCTGCTGGAAAAGATTTTGCTGCTAATTTACAAATCACTGGTGTGGGTGATTCTGTAATGGCTGATGCTTCTAATACATTACAACAAGAATTTCCTAAAATTGTAATTAATGCACAAGTCGGTAGACAAGCAAATGCTGCTCCAGATATTTTACAAACTATGAAAGATCAGCAACAACTTGCTTCTACTGTACTAATCAGCTTAGGAACTAACGGAACTGTTTCTCAAGATACTATCTCCAAGATTATGGATATTGTTGGTTCTGATAGAAATGTATTTTGGATAAACGTTCATGTCCCAACTAAGCCATGGCAAAATGATGTTAACGACACCCTTCAGAAAGCTCAGAAACAATATCATAATCTTCATATCATCGATTGGTATGATTATTCAAACAATAAATCTGATTGGTTCTATGCTGACAACGTGCATCCCAACGAAAATGGTTTGAAATACTATGGTGAATACATTTTAAAACAAATTCTAACATTCTATAATAATTAA
- a CDS encoding Rgg/GadR/MutR family transcriptional regulator, translating to MDSNYGKTIAKIRVEKNIPVQELLTGICGRTAYSNFVKGKNSTSIDTFMKLLDKLHVSFTEFQYISNDFEINEEQKFINDLQNCISVGDIEGLSELLKRVINNCYIYEDNDKYVHLACITELTINKLKNESLNQEAKKIIMKYLIECETWTHYEIMIFNNAMFIFSADQIRAFQTKVVHNIERYQSLRVYGNESFRVLLNILMIFIDNKAYKDIRITGGLIDNYQLKEDMLFEKNLKLYFSGVINLIEGRDVRGLEEIQKALNIFKMLNAKNYEKNLKRYIEYIIKKYDLEIKL from the coding sequence ATGGATAGTAACTATGGCAAAACAATTGCAAAGATTAGAGTGGAAAAAAATATTCCTGTTCAGGAGTTATTGACGGGAATTTGTGGAAGAACAGCATATTCAAATTTTGTTAAAGGAAAAAATAGTACATCAATTGATACTTTTATGAAACTGTTAGATAAATTACATGTCAGTTTTACTGAGTTTCAATATATTTCCAATGATTTTGAAATTAATGAGGAGCAAAAATTTATTAATGATTTGCAAAATTGCATCTCTGTTGGAGATATAGAAGGACTTTCTGAATTGTTAAAAAGAGTGATTAATAATTGTTATATTTATGAAGATAATGACAAGTATGTACATTTGGCTTGTATTACTGAATTGACAATAAATAAATTAAAAAATGAATCTTTGAATCAAGAAGCTAAAAAGATAATCATGAAGTATTTGATAGAGTGTGAAACATGGACGCATTATGAAATTATGATATTTAATAATGCTATGTTTATATTTTCTGCTGATCAAATAAGAGCTTTTCAAACAAAAGTAGTTCATAACATTGAAAGATACCAAAGTTTGAGAGTATATGGGAATGAAAGTTTTAGAGTATTACTTAATATTTTGATGATTTTTATAGATAATAAAGCGTATAAAGATATCAGAATAACTGGGGGATTAATTGATAATTATCAATTAAAGGAAGATATGTTATTCGAAAAAAATCTAAAATTATATTTTTCTGGAGTGATTAATTTAATTGAGGGAAGAGATGTTAGAGGATTAGAGGAGATCCAAAAAGCACTCAATATTTTTAAAATGCTAAATGCTAAAAACTATGAAAAGAATCTAAAAAGATATATAGAATATATAATCAAAAAGTACGATTTGGAAATTAAATTATAA
- a CDS encoding APC family permease, with product MPWPVLAFLDFVVIVGFDDILYPLQNQGLSVVFNWVLIIILFALPYELVVAQLGSTFDDEQDGGLASWIRRSTHSNFLGYCTAWIFWASCMPYIVDVANSAVVSISWILLGNSSLNSLMSNTMFGLLTFAIIFVFILGQNLIKNSLEIISAIAALSMFLMTMLFVGMTGWAILHGAKIATHPFNLKAFIPSFDAKYWSSTGLLMFAASGAEVAVPYISKLRNPNRELPKAMILLAILTSCLTVLGTLALSMFFNANHLPHDLKMNGSYYAFQLLGQRMGLGKVLMYIFAVVQSLYMFAQLAVFLDAVSWVLAGDTDEKYMPKWMLKKDKNGRPIHSYYLTSGVCLFLLLMSGTLPDINSVFNWLLNLNGIVNPFKNCFLFVAFIMVRLHQEEFNSGFIFIKNRTRSLMVGWFCLILSFTCAVMAFLPQEVPFGTSAWNSQLLMNIFTVVVLFGLGLIFPLLAKIERKRQRN from the coding sequence ATGCCTTGGCCAGTACTGGCTTTTTTAGATTTCGTTGTAATTGTAGGTTTTGATGATATTTTATATCCTCTCCAAAACCAAGGCCTTTCAGTTGTATTCAATTGGGTTCTAATCATTATTTTATTTGCTTTACCATATGAATTAGTAGTCGCACAATTAGGATCAACGTTTGACGATGAACAAGATGGAGGATTAGCTTCATGGATACGTCGTAGTACCCATAGTAATTTTTTAGGCTATTGTACCGCATGGATTTTTTGGGCATCGTGTATGCCATACATTGTTGATGTAGCCAACTCAGCTGTCGTCTCTATAAGTTGGATTCTTCTCGGAAACTCTTCTCTTAACTCATTAATGTCCAATACAATGTTTGGATTATTAACTTTTGCGATTATTTTCGTATTCATTTTAGGACAAAACCTAATCAAAAATTCCCTAGAAATAATTTCAGCAATCGCTGCTCTATCAATGTTTTTAATGACCATGCTTTTTGTAGGGATGACTGGATGGGCCATTCTTCACGGCGCAAAGATTGCCACGCATCCATTCAACCTAAAAGCATTTATCCCTTCATTTGATGCAAAATATTGGTCATCAACCGGATTACTAATGTTTGCTGCTTCAGGTGCAGAAGTTGCCGTTCCATACATTTCAAAGTTACGAAACCCCAATCGAGAATTACCTAAAGCAATGATTTTACTAGCAATCTTAACATCATGTTTGACTGTCCTTGGAACATTAGCATTATCAATGTTCTTTAATGCCAATCATCTTCCTCATGACTTAAAAATGAATGGATCGTATTATGCATTCCAATTACTAGGTCAACGAATGGGATTAGGAAAAGTATTAATGTACATTTTTGCTGTTGTCCAATCGCTATATATGTTTGCTCAATTAGCCGTATTTTTAGATGCTGTAAGTTGGGTCTTAGCTGGTGATACAGACGAAAAATACATGCCAAAATGGATGCTTAAAAAAGATAAAAATGGACGTCCAATTCATAGTTATTATTTAACTTCTGGAGTTTGTTTATTCTTACTGCTAATGAGTGGGACTTTACCAGATATCAACAGTGTATTTAACTGGTTATTAAATCTTAATGGTATCGTAAATCCATTTAAAAACTGTTTCCTTTTTGTTGCATTTATTATGGTTCGACTTCATCAGGAAGAATTTAATTCAGGTTTTATATTTATAAAAAATCGAACGCGCTCACTAATGGTAGGTTGGTTCTGTTTAATCCTATCTTTCACTTGTGCTGTTATGGCATTTTTACCACAAGAAGTCCCATTTGGAACAAGTGCATGGAATAGTCAATTACTAATGAATATCTTTACTGTAGTAGTTCTGTTTGGTTTAGGATTAATCTTCCCATTACTAGCAAAAATCGAAAGAAAAAGACAAAGAAATTAA
- a CDS encoding putative mucin/carbohydrate-binding domain-containing protein produces the protein MKKMSKSNSGSMWEKSLYSTILGFSLLGGGYGQIHADNLNKNASDLMSSSSQTLSIYSNQKSSSAEMSSVKTSSKVVSSSNINASSKISNSSINSKSSISKQKSSSSSVVSSNKNIIAEQSSGYRSQSTSKKVSSSSSAVSTKPVIDHHSSSNNSSQASHDDYTPTEKKVVSSVDKLFKDDTHTQLAEDVNKQLLDKTKKSLELINSNTVLYNEESNLVKKAEEMLYDWQLNGLGENKFGDISFHNDGSNELIININGTPHVYYQGKDYAEIDITTADGSEKYRQNFIGDQNYKISQTISLNNGDIIHIYHAEPTRLIVNKTELKDDLLNSKDFYYQFENGQLKNITDYTVLKNEINALFETNSNNTKLAVGITQDSIDELSKNLSSVSKNLTKEQINELKNLLSISQGLLNSAKKSGVINNNEIHKKGLYNLNTQSIKQTEAEGRRMGTHHDRQNLGIILTKGSSLNIRQINENFKGKLKVKLLGDDGKNELSATIVNSKDDWTTITAEKADLAVFVDTPWDTDGQATVEYEVISGTAKELPDFTYNQDQAAFIKQWNDTQAAYAIIEGYNIQLLAPIKDIKLIQDTDLNQLLKDYDEKLFPLYDSLTGIDPNKSYSDHIQGRYFVKANKDGVGSAYYGYEHTANNGDTIKPYLSMNWLPWHEIGHGYEFSTKDITLTDVFNNVYCTLFESKYTDDFKNQKGWIWGNHKAESIKKTIDQIQNGSSYSKGLGYDSRLIILYNLLSYDNANVMIRLNELNREFAVNKSQFAGQFGTVIAIVYAKYYNLNVIPYLNWVGIPVNSIVANEIEQQHYSIINSLCNMVSEDQITTAANKLGWNLEDNTTLDNSMALVTDSQLNNKTNKCNITVNIQDVSKIKNRYLTVYDGKKVIKKVRITKSNLSLGNLPMGMYTLVISGNDGWTFTDPYLKVTSDGTVNLNVINNYVLSDVKNIFQDDTFTKVKDGTTHQQIEDLKKKIESLTNEKQRKYNEQLLDKAAAMIDEIDISGPISKVATLTYNNDKMLHIKYYGGQPHYLFKGKKYIEIKVVNPNGQVVYDTAINGDQNYKAQDVDVPLESGSKIIVYDVEGNSNRYSVSDSRLKPEASKTYEYEVGADGKLNCVNS, from the coding sequence ATGAAAAAAATGAGTAAGTCAAATTCTGGTAGTATGTGGGAAAAGTCTCTCTATTCGACGATTTTAGGTTTTTCTTTGTTAGGAGGGGGATATGGACAGATCCATGCTGATAATCTTAACAAGAATGCCAGTGATTTAATGTCATCGAGTTCACAGACTTTGTCAATATATTCAAATCAAAAATCAAGTTCTGCTGAAATGTCTAGTGTTAAAACTAGTTCGAAGGTAGTCAGTTCAAGCAATATAAACGCGTCATCAAAAATATCTAATTCTAGTATTAACAGTAAATCATCTATTTCAAAACAAAAGAGTAGCTCGAGCTCAGTAGTTTCAAGCAATAAAAATATAATTGCGGAACAATCAAGCGGATATAGAAGTCAGAGTACAAGTAAAAAAGTCTCATCTTCTAGCAGTGCAGTATCTACTAAACCAGTGATTGATCATCATTCAAGTTCAAATAATAGTAGTCAAGCTTCACATGATGACTATACTCCAACAGAAAAAAAGGTAGTCAGTTCAGTTGATAAGCTTTTTAAAGATGATACTCACACTCAATTGGCAGAAGATGTAAATAAACAATTATTGGATAAAACTAAAAAAAGTTTGGAATTAATCAATTCTAATACTGTGTTATATAACGAAGAATCAAACTTAGTAAAAAAAGCAGAGGAAATGCTATATGACTGGCAATTAAATGGCTTAGGTGAAAATAAGTTTGGAGATATTAGTTTTCATAATGATGGATCTAATGAACTTATTATAAATATTAATGGTACACCGCATGTATATTATCAGGGGAAAGATTATGCTGAGATAGATATTACAACCGCTGATGGTAGTGAAAAATATCGTCAAAACTTTATTGGTGATCAGAATTATAAAATTTCTCAAACAATATCCTTAAATAATGGAGATATTATCCATATTTATCATGCGGAGCCAACTCGCTTAATTGTTAATAAAACAGAACTAAAAGATGATTTACTCAATTCAAAAGATTTTTATTATCAATTTGAAAATGGACAATTAAAAAATATAACCGATTATACTGTTTTGAAAAATGAAATAAATGCACTATTTGAAACAAATTCAAATAATACTAAATTAGCAGTGGGTATTACCCAAGATAGTATAGATGAATTGTCAAAGAACCTTTCTTCAGTTTCCAAAAACTTAACTAAAGAACAAATAAATGAATTGAAAAATCTACTTTCAATTTCACAAGGATTATTAAATTCTGCGAAAAAGAGTGGAGTAATAAATAATAATGAGATTCATAAAAAAGGCCTTTATAATTTGAATACACAAAGTATTAAGCAAACTGAAGCTGAAGGTCGTAGAATGGGGACACACCATGATAGACAGAATCTAGGAATAATTTTAACTAAGGGTTCATCACTTAATATTAGACAGATTAATGAGAACTTTAAGGGTAAATTAAAGGTTAAATTATTAGGGGATGACGGCAAAAATGAGCTATCTGCAACAATTGTTAATTCTAAAGATGATTGGACTACTATAACTGCGGAAAAAGCAGATTTAGCTGTTTTTGTTGATACTCCATGGGATACAGACGGACAAGCTACTGTAGAATATGAAGTTATTTCAGGAACAGCAAAAGAGTTGCCAGATTTTACATATAATCAAGATCAAGCAGCTTTCATAAAACAATGGAATGATACTCAAGCAGCCTACGCAATAATTGAAGGTTATAACATTCAACTTTTAGCACCAATCAAAGATATTAAATTAATTCAAGATACAGATTTAAATCAATTATTAAAAGATTATGATGAGAAATTATTCCCTCTTTATGATTCTTTAACAGGAATAGATCCAAATAAGAGTTACTCTGATCATATCCAAGGACGATATTTTGTAAAAGCTAATAAAGATGGAGTGGGTTCAGCATATTATGGTTATGAGCATACAGCGAATAATGGAGATACAATTAAGCCATACTTATCAATGAACTGGCTTCCTTGGCATGAAATAGGGCACGGATATGAATTTAGTACAAAGGATATTACTTTGACGGATGTATTTAATAATGTTTACTGTACATTATTTGAAAGTAAATACACTGATGATTTTAAGAATCAAAAAGGTTGGATTTGGGGTAATCATAAAGCTGAATCAATTAAAAAGACAATTGATCAAATCCAAAATGGAAGTTCCTATTCTAAAGGATTAGGGTATGATTCACGTTTGATTATTTTATATAACTTATTAAGCTATGATAATGCGAATGTCATGATTCGGTTAAATGAGCTTAATCGTGAATTTGCAGTAAATAAGAGTCAATTTGCAGGACAATTTGGTACAGTCATAGCGATTGTATATGCTAAATACTATAATTTAAACGTAATTCCATACTTAAATTGGGTTGGGATTCCTGTAAATAGCATAGTTGCTAATGAAATTGAACAGCAACATTATTCAATTATTAATTCTTTATGTAATATGGTTTCTGAAGATCAGATCACTACCGCTGCTAATAAATTAGGATGGAATTTGGAAGATAATACAACATTAGATAATTCCATGGCATTAGTAACTGATAGTCAATTGAATAACAAGACAAATAAATGCAATATTACAGTAAATATTCAAGATGTATCTAAAATAAAGAATCGCTACCTTACAGTTTATGATGGCAAAAAGGTAATTAAAAAAGTACGAATTACAAAGTCAAATCTAAGTTTAGGTAATCTTCCAATGGGAATGTATACATTAGTTATTAGTGGAAATGATGGTTGGACATTTACCGATCCATATTTGAAAGTAACTAGCGATGGTACTGTAAACTTGAATGTGATTAATAATTATGTTTTGTCTGATGTTAAAAATATTTTCCAAGATGATACTTTTACAAAGGTCAAGGATGGTACAACTCATCAACAAATAGAAGATTTAAAGAAGAAAATTGAAAGTTTAACAAATGAAAAGCAACGTAAATATAATGAACAATTGTTAGATAAAGCTGCTGCTATGATTGATGAAATTGATATATCTGGTCCAATTTCAAAAGTAGCAACACTTACATACAATAATGACAAAATGTTGCATATAAAATATTACGGCGGACAACCTCATTACTTGTTTAAAGGGAAAAAATATATAGAAATTAAGGTAGTAAATCCTAATGGACAAGTTGTATATGACACAGCTATTAATGGTGATCAAAATTATAAGGCTCAGGATGTAGATGTTCCTTTGGAATCAGGAAGCAAAATTATTGTTTATGATGTTGAAGGAAATAGTAATAGATATTCAGTTTCAGACTCACGACTTAAACCAGAAGCAAGCAAAACTTATGAATATGAAGTGGGTGCTGATGGAAAATTGAATTGTGTTAACTCTTAA
- a CDS encoding class A sortase, whose product MKKNRHYFTTGILIIVALILIFHIQITNYMINSFHPHIDETEVYDVPYNLDDIKLINFFDVMKARINHPEIHVTGIVYNENLGLNVPIANGVDNTILCLCAATLSPNENIGKGDYTLMAHNPQYSKTTLFSPLYHNAHVGTEIYVTDFKKNYTFQIVSQKTISKEKYSCLSSDKHPTLTLITNSHKNKEKEIYIGKLTSVTDFDNLSQHTKRYLKQKISY is encoded by the coding sequence ATGAAAAAAAATCGTCATTATTTTACTACTGGAATTTTAATTATAGTTGCATTAATACTTATCTTTCATATTCAAATTACAAATTATATGATTAATAGTTTCCATCCTCATATCGATGAAACTGAAGTCTACGATGTTCCCTATAATTTAGATGATATAAAGTTAATTAATTTTTTTGATGTTATGAAAGCACGTATAAATCATCCTGAAATTCACGTGACAGGAATTGTTTACAATGAGAATTTAGGACTAAATGTACCTATTGCAAATGGCGTTGATAACACTATACTCTGCCTTTGTGCAGCAACACTTTCTCCTAATGAAAATATTGGAAAAGGCGATTATACATTGATGGCACATAATCCGCAATATAGTAAAACGACATTGTTTAGTCCGCTTTATCATAACGCTCACGTTGGAACAGAGATATACGTTACAGATTTCAAAAAGAATTATACTTTTCAAATTGTATCTCAAAAAACGATTTCCAAAGAAAAATATTCATGCCTATCATCTGATAAGCATCCAACACTCACGCTCATAACTAACAGTCATAAAAACAAGGAAAAAGAAATCTATATTGGAAAGTTAACGTCTGTAACCGATTTTGATAATCTTTCACAACATACAAAACGTTATTTAAAACAAAAAATATCTTACTAA